The following are from one region of the Actinoplanes sp. L3-i22 genome:
- a CDS encoding ribonuclease domain-containing protein, translating into MNRPQPLARRVLLSLALILGLAGSALAVPSAAQAAVYSTCTISRCSAARTAFTGWQTLGWPLSSGWYSWPYGSYNYTGGTFQNREGYLPSATYNEYDVYSRAKGASRDAYRIVVNRSTKVAYFTPDHYVTFYKL; encoded by the coding sequence GTGAACCGTCCCCAACCCCTCGCCCGCCGGGTCCTGCTCAGCCTCGCCCTGATCCTCGGGCTGGCCGGCAGCGCGCTCGCCGTCCCGTCGGCCGCGCAGGCCGCCGTCTACTCCACGTGCACGATCAGCCGCTGCTCGGCCGCGCGCACCGCCTTCACCGGCTGGCAGACGCTGGGCTGGCCGCTCAGCTCCGGCTGGTACTCCTGGCCGTACGGCAGCTACAACTACACCGGCGGCACCTTCCAGAACCGTGAGGGCTACCTGCCGTCGGCCACCTACAACGAGTACGACGTCTACTCCCGCGCCAAGGGCGCCTCGCGCGACGCGTACCGGATCGTGGTCAATCGCAGCACGAAGGTCGCCTACTTCACCCCGGATCACTACGTGACCTTCTACAAGCTCTGA
- a CDS encoding thiamine phosphate synthase yields the protein MVTPGGLVVLTDRRSAAGPLVETIAAAVRGGAAWIVLRERDLPRDQRLQLAEQLRSVVPAGRLIVSGPDPLGGTAVHLAAADPVPAGVPLVGRSWHGTEPRSDVDYVTLSPIYPTSTKPGYGPALGAARAAELAGDLPWLALGGVDSAARAAECAGAGAAGIAVLGAIMRAANPERVARTLAGSFGAVAVGA from the coding sequence GTGGTGACCCCCGGCGGGCTCGTCGTGCTCACCGATCGGCGGTCCGCTGCCGGGCCGCTGGTGGAGACGATCGCGGCCGCCGTACGCGGTGGCGCCGCCTGGATCGTGCTCCGCGAACGTGACCTCCCCCGGGACCAGCGCCTCCAGCTGGCCGAACAGCTCCGCTCGGTGGTGCCCGCCGGCCGGCTGATCGTTTCCGGACCCGACCCGCTCGGCGGGACCGCGGTGCACCTGGCCGCGGCGGATCCGGTGCCGGCCGGGGTGCCGCTGGTCGGGCGGTCGTGGCACGGCACCGAGCCCCGGTCCGATGTGGACTACGTGACGCTGTCGCCGATCTACCCGACCTCGACCAAGCCGGGGTACGGCCCCGCGCTCGGTGCCGCCCGGGCCGCCGAGCTGGCCGGGGACCTGCCGTGGCTGGCGCTCGGCGGGGTGGACTCGGCGGCCCGGGCGGCCGAGTGCGCGGGCGCGGGCGCGGCCGGGATCGCGGTGCTCGGAGCGATCATGCGGGCGGCGAATCCGGAGCGGGTGGCGCGCACGCTGGCCGGCTCGTTCGGCGCCGTGGCGGTGGGCGCGTGA
- a CDS encoding DUF5305 family protein has product MAAILAMAAFGVWAVGTHRISYVVTHGISMNPVYYAGDLVILAKPDFYSVGDIAAYHGPESAEVLHRIIGGDGVGGYTFKGDNNQSIDITHPTADELIGRPVLHVPHGGIWLRPLLSPTALGMLGFLFVGGAATAKTRRQLARGHRKKRTTGMAGGGGTWSAAAVVVKAIGRLHPVFRIVAVVTALFALAGLLLGVLGWLKPATQVAVSTSEAAESMTFSYSAKVTPSAAYDGTVAYSPDPIYRQLAKFVDLQMQYRGKPGRIDVGARLVAQGGWHSTIQLSQPRQFTADRYTGTVTLDLDGLQERATEAGKAIGADLGAITISVTAHVQHGDGTSFEPQLGLALDSLQLNLTSNAASLVVDQSGSTTGGGVYPRQISVLGRDLMTAGEARRYAVWLLLIAVAGAIGIGLAALRHVPLASRAQIQRRYGHLLVPVEPMTSKQGEAVVTVASVPALVKLAEKYGQMILTWTRPDGADDFVVRDDGVLYRYRIVPARPATAKPPLAGMPHPAARRAQKSAALGIASVAAAKQPAEQADSTEPHSQTDSKPPTTQTEPEQATAQTESARPAKQTEPEHVEPERPAKQTESEHVEPEQPAAQAEPEQPAAQAEPEQPAAQAEPEQPAAQAEPDKPDEQAKPEQVGEPTPEQAGTPEAVADLPAETDRRDKPESENEQPAGTASAPEVEGELAADDEPESNPPAPREEIPANETAQTEAPTDPGETPTTRAETSAIQVIQTKALVRRVAAPVVRFVAATTEAAAPEVIAEAGGSTATPKNEQDRPAAEKAEKAEKAEKSEKAESAVVEAAATTRDEPARRSRKRVRKTDPQPEALAEKAPETPAPAEVGAAMAVPKEEPAAESPAGPPKPTARRKPRVRKPAPAAVEAEASAKAEASPAPQTSPTPQTGPTPQASPTPKAGPAPKASPAPKASPAPEANPAPKAAAKLDTKAEPQATPAARRPAKKATASKTAQPNKNAQPGKTAQAGKTAQAGKVIPGRETAAARAATEAGKIAAGRRAATADGEAAKEPTIPEPTTPELTVPEPTTPELTAADLAARRQAIEELAAEQQATEVQTAEKLAERKATMTFAEQKATADVTAQRTAAEELAERNRVLEQAIARKAEEDQAAADRARKERVAKRTASRDPVFDFLPTKDPTKDPTKDPKD; this is encoded by the coding sequence TTGGCCGCCATCCTCGCGATGGCGGCCTTTGGCGTGTGGGCGGTCGGCACCCATCGCATTTCTTACGTAGTGACGCACGGCATCAGCATGAACCCCGTCTACTACGCGGGCGACCTCGTCATCCTTGCCAAACCCGATTTCTATTCCGTCGGCGACATAGCCGCATACCATGGCCCTGAGAGCGCGGAGGTCCTGCACCGGATCATCGGCGGCGACGGTGTCGGCGGTTATACCTTCAAAGGCGACAACAATCAGTCGATCGACATCACCCATCCCACTGCGGACGAACTCATCGGTCGCCCGGTCCTCCACGTTCCCCACGGCGGAATCTGGTTACGACCGCTTCTCAGCCCGACAGCGCTGGGCATGCTCGGATTCCTATTCGTCGGTGGCGCTGCCACGGCCAAAACCCGCAGGCAACTTGCGCGCGGGCATCGCAAGAAGAGGACGACGGGCATGGCAGGTGGAGGCGGTACCTGGTCGGCTGCCGCAGTCGTCGTCAAAGCCATCGGCCGACTGCACCCCGTCTTCCGCATCGTTGCCGTTGTCACCGCACTGTTCGCGCTGGCCGGCCTCCTGCTGGGCGTCCTCGGCTGGCTGAAACCGGCCACGCAGGTCGCAGTCAGCACTTCCGAGGCCGCCGAGTCGATGACCTTCTCCTACTCCGCGAAGGTGACGCCTTCCGCGGCCTATGACGGCACAGTCGCCTACTCCCCCGATCCCATCTATCGGCAGCTCGCCAAGTTCGTCGACTTACAGATGCAGTACCGGGGGAAACCCGGTCGAATCGACGTAGGCGCACGGCTGGTCGCACAGGGAGGCTGGCACTCCACTATCCAGCTGTCCCAGCCCCGGCAGTTCACCGCCGATCGATACACCGGCACGGTCACGCTTGACCTGGATGGGCTACAAGAACGGGCTACTGAAGCGGGCAAGGCGATCGGCGCCGATCTCGGCGCGATCACCATCTCGGTCACCGCACACGTTCAGCATGGTGACGGCACGTCCTTCGAACCCCAGCTGGGACTCGCGCTCGACTCACTGCAGTTGAACCTCACCAGCAATGCGGCAAGCCTGGTTGTCGACCAGTCGGGGTCGACAACCGGCGGAGGGGTCTATCCCCGGCAGATCAGCGTGCTCGGACGAGATCTGATGACCGCCGGCGAAGCTCGACGGTATGCAGTCTGGCTGCTTTTGATCGCCGTGGCCGGGGCGATCGGGATCGGGTTGGCGGCGCTTCGACATGTCCCTTTGGCGAGCCGGGCGCAGATTCAGCGGCGGTATGGGCATCTGCTGGTGCCGGTCGAGCCGATGACCAGTAAGCAGGGCGAGGCGGTGGTCACCGTGGCGTCGGTGCCGGCGCTGGTGAAGCTGGCCGAGAAGTACGGGCAGATGATCCTTACCTGGACCCGCCCCGACGGTGCCGATGATTTCGTGGTCCGGGATGACGGGGTCCTCTACCGGTACCGGATCGTCCCGGCCCGACCCGCCACCGCAAAGCCGCCGCTCGCCGGTATGCCCCACCCGGCCGCCCGCCGCGCCCAGAAGTCGGCAGCCCTCGGCATCGCCTCGGTAGCCGCCGCCAAACAGCCCGCGGAACAAGCCGACTCAACCGAACCCCACAGCCAAACCGACTCGAAGCCGCCCACCACACAAACCGAGCCCGAGCAGGCCACCGCACAGACCGAGTCCGCGCGGCCCGCCAAACAAACCGAGCCCGAGCACGTCGAGCCCGAGCGGCCCGCCAAACAAACCGAGTCCGAGCATGTCGAGCCCGAGCAGCCCGCCGCGCAGGCCGAGCCCGAGCAGCCCGCCGCGCAGGCCGAGCCCGAGCAGCCCGCCGCGCAGGCCGAGCCCGAGCAGCCCGCCGCGCAGGCCGAGCCGGATAAGCCCGACGAGCAGGCCAAGCCCGAGCAGGTAGGGGAACCGACGCCGGAGCAGGCTGGAACGCCTGAAGCGGTAGCTGACCTACCTGCCGAAACTGATCGACGCGACAAGCCCGAGAGCGAAAACGAGCAGCCGGCAGGCACCGCGTCGGCTCCCGAGGTCGAAGGCGAACTCGCGGCGGACGACGAGCCGGAGTCCAATCCGCCTGCGCCCCGGGAAGAAATCCCCGCAAACGAGACGGCCCAGACCGAAGCGCCGACGGACCCGGGGGAAACGCCCACAACTCGGGCGGAGACATCCGCGATCCAGGTGATCCAGACGAAGGCTCTCGTGCGCCGGGTAGCGGCACCGGTGGTTCGGTTCGTGGCGGCAACGACCGAGGCGGCAGCTCCTGAGGTCATCGCCGAAGCCGGGGGATCGACAGCGACGCCGAAGAACGAGCAGGACAGGCCCGCCGCAGAAAAAGCTGAAAAAGCTGAAAAAGCGGAGAAGTCGGAAAAGGCGGAGAGCGCAGTGGTTGAAGCCGCTGCTACGACCCGTGATGAGCCGGCCCGGCGTTCGCGCAAACGTGTCCGGAAGACAGACCCGCAGCCCGAAGCCCTCGCCGAGAAAGCGCCGGAGACCCCGGCCCCGGCAGAGGTCGGCGCGGCAATGGCCGTACCGAAGGAGGAGCCGGCGGCGGAAAGCCCCGCTGGACCACCGAAGCCGACCGCCCGCCGCAAGCCCCGCGTCCGCAAGCCCGCGCCCGCCGCCGTCGAGGCCGAAGCGTCAGCGAAGGCCGAGGCAAGCCCAGCGCCCCAAACAAGCCCAACGCCCCAAACAGGCCCAACGCCTCAGGCAAGCCCGACGCCGAAGGCGGGCCCGGCCCCCAAGGCGAGCCCGGCGCCCAAGGCGAGCCCGGCGCCCGAAGCAAACCCGGCGCCCAAGGCCGCCGCAAAGTTGGACACGAAAGCGGAGCCGCAGGCCACTCCCGCCGCACGCAGGCCCGCCAAAAAAGCAACCGCCAGCAAGACCGCCCAGCCCAACAAGAACGCCCAGCCCGGCAAGACCGCGCAGGCCGGCAAGACCGCGCAGGCCGGCAAGGTCATCCCGGGCCGGGAGACGGCTGCGGCCCGCGCGGCCACCGAGGCCGGCAAGATCGCCGCCGGCCGGAGGGCTGCCACGGCTGATGGCGAGGCCGCCAAAGAGCCGACCATCCCCGAGCCGACCACCCCCGAGCTGACCGTCCCCGAGCCGACCACCCCCGAGCTGACCGCCGCCGACCTGGCCGCCCGGCGGCAAGCCATCGAAGAGCTCGCCGCCGAACAGCAGGCCACCGAAGTGCAGACCGCCGAGAAACTGGCCGAGCGAAAAGCCACGATGACCTTCGCCGAGCAGAAAGCAACCGCAGACGTGACCGCACAACGCACCGCCGCCGAAGAGCTGGCCGAGCGCAACCGGGTCTTGGAGCAGGCGATCGCCCGCAAGGCCGAGGAGGACCAGGCCGCAGCGGACCGGGCCCGCAAGGAGCGCGTGGCAAAGCGCACCGCCTCACGCGACCCGGTCTTCGATTTCCTGCCGACAAAAGACCCGACGAAAGACCCGACGAAAGACCCGAAAGACTAG
- the thiD gene encoding bifunctional hydroxymethylpyrimidine kinase/phosphomethylpyrimidine kinase: protein MTPPVVLTIAGSDSGGGAGIQADLKTFAALGAYGTSVLTAITAQNTLGVTGIHPVPAEVVAAQLDAVLNDFEVAAVKVGMIADRAVAQVIADRAADLPHLVVDPVLVATSGSRLGAASVVAVLMPYAQVVTPNRQEAGALAGRRVETTSEMAAAAAELAATGPRAVVVTGSELAVDVLWHGGVVTELHGESVPTPNNHGSGCTFSSAIAVRLAMGDAVPDAIAAAKEYVTGALRGGAGWQLGAGPGPLDHFFVR from the coding sequence GTGACGCCGCCGGTGGTGCTGACGATCGCCGGGTCGGACTCCGGCGGGGGCGCCGGGATCCAGGCGGATCTCAAGACGTTCGCGGCGCTGGGGGCGTACGGGACCTCGGTGCTCACCGCGATCACGGCGCAGAACACGCTCGGGGTGACCGGGATCCACCCGGTGCCGGCGGAGGTGGTGGCCGCGCAGCTCGACGCCGTGCTCAACGACTTCGAGGTGGCGGCGGTCAAGGTCGGGATGATCGCCGATCGGGCCGTGGCCCAGGTGATCGCGGATCGGGCCGCCGACCTGCCGCATCTGGTGGTGGATCCGGTGCTGGTGGCCACGTCGGGCAGCCGGCTCGGGGCGGCGTCGGTGGTGGCGGTGCTCATGCCGTACGCCCAAGTCGTGACGCCGAACCGGCAGGAGGCCGGCGCCCTCGCCGGACGCCGGGTCGAGACCACCTCGGAGATGGCCGCGGCAGCGGCGGAATTGGCCGCGACCGGGCCGCGCGCCGTGGTCGTGACCGGCAGTGAGCTCGCGGTCGACGTGCTCTGGCACGGCGGCGTCGTCACCGAACTGCACGGGGAATCCGTGCCGACACCGAACAACCACGGGTCGGGGTGCACGTTCTCCTCGGCGATCGCGGTGCGGCTGGCCATGGGTGATGCCGTTCCGGACGCGATCGCCGCGGCCAAGGAGTACGTGACCGGGGCGCTGCGCGGCGGCGCCGGGTGGCAACTGGGCGCCGGGCCCGGGCCGCTCGACCACTTCTTCGTCCGTTAA
- the thiC gene encoding phosphomethylpyrimidine synthase ThiC — MRRKVYVEGSRPEIRVPFTEVVLTGDIPPVRLYDTAGPGSDPSQGLPELRKPWWDGRTQLAAARAGDITPEMEFVAVREGCTPELVRDEIAAGHAVLPVNRKHPESEPMIIGTKFLVKVNANIGTSAVTSSVAEEVEKLTWATRWGADTVMDLSTGPRIHETRESIVRNSPVPIGTVPIYQALEKVGGDPLKLSWELFRETVIEQAEQGVDYMTIHAGVLLEYVPLAAERVTGIVSRGGSIMAAWCLAGHRQNFLYTHFRELCEIFREYDITFSLGDGLRPGSIADANDEAQFAELRTLGELTHIAWEYDVQVMVEGPGHVPMHKIKENVDLQVELCGGAPFYTLGPLTTDIAPAYDHITSAIGAAMIGMFGTAMLCYVTPKEHLGLPNKEDVKAGMIAYKIAAHAADLAKGHPGAQDWDDALSHARFEFRWEDQFELALDPGTARAYHDETLPAAPAKTAHFCSMCGPKFCSMKISHELRAAGMKAKSSEFVDGGGRVYLPVTP, encoded by the coding sequence ATGAGGCGCAAGGTCTACGTGGAGGGCTCCCGTCCGGAGATCCGCGTGCCGTTCACCGAGGTGGTGCTGACCGGCGACATCCCGCCGGTCCGGCTCTACGACACCGCCGGCCCGGGCAGCGACCCGTCACAAGGCTTGCCCGAGCTGCGCAAGCCGTGGTGGGACGGGCGAACCCAGCTCGCCGCCGCGCGGGCCGGGGACATCACGCCGGAGATGGAGTTCGTCGCGGTCCGCGAGGGCTGCACGCCGGAGCTCGTCCGCGACGAGATCGCCGCCGGGCACGCGGTGCTGCCGGTCAACCGCAAGCACCCGGAGTCCGAGCCGATGATCATCGGGACGAAGTTCCTGGTGAAGGTCAACGCGAACATCGGCACCTCGGCGGTCACCTCGTCGGTCGCCGAAGAGGTGGAGAAGCTCACCTGGGCCACCCGGTGGGGTGCGGACACCGTGATGGACCTGTCCACCGGCCCGCGGATCCACGAGACCCGCGAGTCGATCGTCCGGAACTCACCGGTGCCGATCGGGACCGTGCCGATCTACCAGGCCCTCGAGAAGGTCGGCGGGGATCCGCTCAAGTTGTCCTGGGAGCTGTTCCGGGAGACCGTGATCGAGCAGGCCGAACAGGGCGTCGACTACATGACGATCCACGCGGGCGTGCTCCTGGAGTACGTCCCACTGGCGGCCGAGCGGGTCACCGGCATCGTCTCGCGCGGCGGGTCGATCATGGCGGCCTGGTGTCTCGCCGGGCACCGGCAGAACTTCCTCTACACGCACTTCCGCGAACTGTGCGAGATCTTCCGGGAGTACGACATCACGTTCTCGCTCGGCGACGGGCTGCGCCCCGGCTCGATCGCGGACGCCAACGACGAGGCCCAGTTCGCCGAACTGCGCACGCTCGGCGAGCTGACCCACATCGCCTGGGAGTACGACGTCCAGGTGATGGTCGAAGGGCCCGGCCACGTCCCGATGCACAAGATCAAGGAGAACGTCGACCTGCAGGTGGAGCTGTGCGGCGGGGCGCCCTTCTACACCCTCGGGCCGCTGACCACCGACATCGCGCCCGCCTACGACCACATCACGTCCGCGATCGGGGCCGCGATGATCGGGATGTTCGGGACCGCGATGCTCTGCTACGTGACGCCCAAGGAACATCTCGGGTTGCCGAACAAGGAGGACGTCAAGGCCGGGATGATCGCTTACAAGATCGCGGCCCACGCGGCGGATCTCGCCAAGGGGCATCCCGGGGCGCAGGACTGGGACGACGCGTTGTCGCACGCGCGGTTCGAGTTCCGCTGGGAGGACCAGTTCGAGCTGGCCCTGGACCCGGGGACGGCGCGGGCCTATCACGACGAGACACTGCCGGCGGCGCCGGCGAAGACCGCGCATTTCTGCTCGATGTGCGGGCCCAAGTTCTGCTCGATGAAGATCAGTCATGAGTTGCGGGCGGCGGGGATGAAGGCCAAGTCTTCGGAGTTCGTGGATGGGGGTGGGCGGGTCTACCTGCCTGTTACGCCTTAG
- a CDS encoding thiazole synthase has translation MSGIIVDDAGVRGAADISDAGSGGLLPANGLILGTGGANSLAALEEAIVASGTDLVTVALRRVEAAGPGLLPMLDRLGVRILPNTAGCFTAGDAVKTARMAREAFGTDLIKLEVIGDERTLLPDGVELLRAAEVLVADGFTVLPYTTDDPILARRLADAGCAAVMPAGSPIGSGLGIANPHHIELIRQNVDVPVVLDAGIGTASDATLAMELGCDAVLVASAITRADEPAVMAAAMRHAVEAGRLARRAGRIPRRFHALASTSDDGIPVW, from the coding sequence ATGAGCGGGATCATCGTCGATGACGCGGGCGTGCGGGGTGCCGCGGACATTTCGGACGCGGGATCGGGCGGGCTGCTGCCGGCGAACGGGCTGATCCTCGGGACCGGCGGGGCGAACAGCCTGGCCGCGCTCGAGGAGGCGATCGTCGCCTCCGGGACCGACCTGGTCACCGTCGCGCTGCGCCGGGTCGAGGCGGCCGGGCCCGGGCTGCTGCCGATGCTGGACCGGCTCGGCGTGCGGATCCTGCCGAACACGGCCGGCTGCTTCACCGCCGGCGACGCGGTCAAGACGGCCCGGATGGCCCGCGAGGCGTTCGGGACGGACCTGATCAAGCTGGAGGTGATCGGCGACGAGCGGACCCTGCTGCCCGACGGCGTCGAGCTGCTCCGGGCCGCGGAGGTGCTGGTCGCGGACGGGTTCACGGTGCTGCCGTACACCACCGACGACCCGATCCTGGCCCGTCGGCTGGCCGACGCGGGCTGCGCCGCGGTGATGCCGGCCGGCTCGCCGATCGGCTCCGGCCTGGGCATCGCCAACCCGCACCACATCGAGCTGATCCGGCAGAACGTCGACGTCCCGGTGGTCCTGGACGCCGGCATCGGCACCGCCTCGGACGCCACGCTCGCGATGGAGCTGGGCTGCGACGCGGTGCTGGTGGCCAGCGCGATCACCCGGGCCGACGAGCCGGCGGTGATGGCCGCGGCGATGCGGCACGCGGTCGAGGCCGGGCGCCTGGCCCGCCGGGCCGGACGGATCCCGCGCCGCTTCCACGCACTCGCGTCCACTTCGGACGACGGGATCCCGGTGTGGTGA